In one Fusobacteriaceae bacterium genomic region, the following are encoded:
- a CDS encoding AAA family ATPase, protein MKRKIYAELSAWKNEGAGRTALLIDGARRVGKSYIVEEFARNEYKTSVLIDFNRAPEDVKNLFHQYMNDLDTFFLYLSGFYNVKLYPRETLIIFDEVQLFPKARAALKYLVADGRYDYIETGSLMTIKKNIQDIVIPSEERHIKMYPMDFEEFLWALGNDTLMDFVRACFADRKAMGQALHRKAMDYLRQYLIVGGMPQAVQAYADTKDFDKTDQAKRDILNLYRADIVKHAAGYEMKVERIFDEIPAQLQKHEKRFKLSSLKKQARFREYEDALFWLDDAMIANICYNSTEPNVGLKLNTDRITLKCYMADTGLLISHAFDENEIVNAAIYKKLLFDKLEINKGMLVENLVAQMLAAARHKLYFYSNSSRNDSSSRMEIDFLIARSKIGSRHNISPIEVKSGKNYTLTSLEKFRAKYSNQLHIPYVLHTNDLKIQNDIVFLPIYMTPLL, encoded by the coding sequence ATGAAAAGGAAGATATATGCGGAATTGTCAGCCTGGAAAAACGAAGGCGCCGGAAGAACCGCGCTGCTGATTGACGGCGCCCGCCGGGTCGGCAAAAGTTATATTGTCGAAGAATTCGCCAGGAACGAATACAAAACATCTGTTTTGATCGATTTCAACCGTGCGCCCGAAGATGTGAAAAACCTCTTTCACCAATATATGAATGATCTGGACACGTTTTTCCTGTATTTGTCCGGCTTTTACAATGTAAAATTGTATCCGCGGGAAACCTTGATCATTTTTGACGAGGTCCAATTGTTTCCGAAAGCCCGCGCCGCCCTCAAATACCTCGTGGCGGATGGCAGATACGACTACATTGAAACCGGTTCTTTGATGACCATCAAAAAAAATATTCAGGACATCGTAATTCCTTCGGAAGAGCGCCATATCAAGATGTATCCGATGGATTTCGAGGAATTTCTCTGGGCTTTGGGAAACGACACCCTGATGGATTTCGTGCGGGCGTGTTTTGCCGACCGGAAAGCCATGGGGCAGGCTTTGCACAGAAAAGCGATGGATTACCTGCGCCAATACCTGATCGTGGGCGGGATGCCCCAGGCGGTGCAAGCCTATGCCGATACGAAAGACTTTGACAAGACGGACCAAGCTAAGCGGGATATTTTGAATTTGTACCGGGCGGATATCGTAAAACACGCGGCAGGCTACGAAATGAAAGTCGAACGCATTTTTGACGAAATTCCCGCGCAGCTTCAAAAGCACGAAAAGCGCTTCAAGCTTTCCTCCCTGAAAAAACAGGCGCGCTTCCGTGAATACGAAGACGCCTTGTTCTGGCTGGATGACGCCATGATCGCCAACATCTGTTACAATTCCACCGAACCCAATGTCGGACTGAAGCTGAACACGGATCGCATCACCTTGAAATGCTATATGGCGGATACCGGCCTATTGATCAGCCATGCTTTTGATGAAAACGAGATCGTCAACGCCGCGATATACAAGAAGCTGCTGTTTGACAAGCTGGAAATCAACAAGGGCATGCTGGTGGAAAATCTAGTTGCCCAGATGCTTGCGGCGGCGCGGCACAAGCTGTATTTTTATTCCAATTCTTCGCGAAATGACAGCAGTTCCCGGATGGAGATTGATTTCCTGATCGCGAGAAGTAAGATCGGCAGTCGACACAATATTTCTCCGATAGAGGTGAAATCCGGAAAAAATTATACCTTGACTTCTCTCGAAAAATTCAGAGCCAAATATTCCAATCAACTGCACATCCCCTATGTGTTGCACACAAATGATCTGAAAATTCAGAACGACATCGTCTTTCTGCCGATTTACATGACGCCTCTGCTCTGA
- a CDS encoding GntP family permease, producing MQGIALVIAFIVAIIVMVVAISKWRIHAFLSIMGVSILFAFAAGIKLTDIPGIIGAGFSGTFTSIGIVIILGALIGNILEKTGGALKLSDMVVQLVGKKKPELAVLIMGWIVSIPVFCDSGFVILNPIRKALAQRTKASNAAMAVALSAGLYTSHVFIPPTPGPIAAANTLGAGDYLLLVIGIGCLVSILPLIAGWLFSKYIGRKIPAEVKVGEGETVKTYEELVKEFGELPGGFAALAPILVPIVLMALASIASMAKMTGGFSDLLKFLGAPVIALAVGTIFGVSLLFSQKKGATFFKLTDDTLRVVGPILFVTASGGVLGRVVSSSSLVGFIKDNAVNFSTIGIFFPFILSAILKTAQGSSTVALTTTAGILQPLLAVLGITTPALTAVTVMAIAAGAMTVSHANDSYFWVVTEFGGIETRDGYKTQTLMTLVIGLASMIGIVALYTILK from the coding sequence ATGCAAGGTATTGCTCTTGTGATCGCGTTCATCGTCGCGATCATCGTAATGGTCGTCGCTATTTCCAAATGGAGGATCCACGCGTTTCTGTCGATCATGGGCGTCTCGATTCTGTTCGCCTTCGCGGCGGGCATCAAGCTGACGGATATCCCCGGGATCATCGGCGCGGGATTTTCCGGTACGTTTACGAGTATCGGCATCGTCATCATTCTGGGCGCGTTGATCGGGAACATCCTCGAAAAGACCGGCGGCGCGTTGAAGCTCTCGGATATGGTCGTGCAACTTGTGGGCAAGAAAAAGCCCGAGTTGGCGGTCCTCATCATGGGCTGGATCGTGTCTATCCCGGTATTCTGTGATTCCGGCTTTGTTATTCTGAACCCGATCCGGAAAGCGCTGGCCCAGCGGACGAAAGCATCCAACGCCGCCATGGCCGTCGCCCTTTCCGCGGGCCTTTACACATCCCACGTATTCATCCCGCCGACGCCGGGTCCCATCGCCGCCGCCAACACGCTGGGCGCCGGAGACTATCTGCTGCTCGTAATCGGCATCGGTTGTCTCGTTTCCATTCTGCCCCTGATCGCGGGCTGGCTCTTCTCCAAATACATCGGTCGCAAGATTCCCGCCGAAGTCAAAGTCGGGGAAGGAGAGACCGTCAAGACCTATGAGGAGCTGGTAAAGGAATTCGGCGAACTGCCCGGCGGTTTCGCAGCCCTCGCGCCCATCCTTGTACCCATTGTCCTCATGGCGCTGGCCTCCATCGCTTCCATGGCCAAGATGACAGGCGGATTTTCCGATCTGCTGAAATTCCTCGGCGCGCCGGTAATCGCCCTCGCGGTGGGAACCATCTTCGGCGTGTCGCTGCTCTTTTCCCAGAAAAAAGGCGCCACGTTCTTCAAGCTGACGGACGATACGCTTCGGGTCGTAGGACCCATCCTCTTCGTTACGGCGTCGGGCGGCGTACTCGGACGGGTCGTTTCGAGCTCGAGCTTGGTGGGCTTCATCAAAGATAACGCCGTCAACTTCAGTACCATCGGAATCTTCTTCCCCTTTATCCTCTCGGCCATCCTGAAGACGGCCCAGGGATCCTCCACAGTGGCCCTCACGACCACCGCCGGCATCCTGCAACCGCTTCTTGCCGTATTGGGAATCACGACGCCGGCTTTGACCGCCGTGACCGTAATGGCCATCGCCGCAGGCGCCATGACCGTTTCCCACGCCAACGACAGCTACTTCTGGGTCGTGACGGAATTCGGCGGCATCGAGACCAGGGACGGCTACAAGACCCAGACGCTGATGACGCTCGTGATCGGACTCGCGTCCATGATCGGGATCGTTGCGCTCTACACGATTTTAAAATAG
- a CDS encoding AEC family transporter yields the protein MAIQKILTLQGILFLLVLTGIILKWTGLFPEEGKAILTDILIYVFLPANIVASFLVTFNAKILIQLMVVFLLGVFQQVSCLVFNRFAWNHLDIEEKKVLQYCTLCSNSGFIGLSIIGDIFGAQGLMYASVGTIPQAITTWSAGISYFEKGQNTREVIKRVAIHPGIIAVYLGLFFMLTGIRPPVFVSNTLRMMGACTLPVSMIVIGAVLGEVTDIKSMLSGKIWYYTIIRLVFLPLIVFITGRIFHVDKLLTGIIVLVAAMPAASTGVLFAAKYKSDYIFATKCVVVTTALSLITIPLWCLLL from the coding sequence ATGGCAATACAGAAAATTCTGACACTGCAGGGAATCCTTTTTTTGCTGGTTCTGACCGGCATTATCCTCAAATGGACCGGACTTTTTCCCGAAGAGGGGAAGGCAATCCTGACCGACATCCTGATATACGTTTTTCTTCCGGCCAATATTGTCGCTTCGTTTCTTGTCACCTTCAACGCTAAAATTTTGATTCAACTGATGGTCGTTTTTCTCTTGGGCGTATTTCAACAAGTCAGTTGTCTTGTGTTCAATCGTTTTGCCTGGAATCACTTGGATATCGAAGAAAAAAAGGTGTTGCAATACTGCACGCTCTGCTCAAATTCCGGGTTTATTGGGCTATCAATTATCGGCGATATTTTCGGCGCCCAAGGACTGATGTACGCCTCCGTGGGGACTATCCCCCAGGCAATTACGACGTGGTCCGCGGGGATTTCTTATTTTGAGAAAGGGCAAAATACCCGGGAAGTGATCAAGCGGGTCGCCATTCACCCGGGCATTATTGCCGTCTACCTCGGTCTTTTCTTTATGTTGACAGGCATAAGACCCCCGGTTTTCGTTTCCAATACGCTTCGTATGATGGGCGCTTGCACGCTTCCGGTTTCCATGATCGTTATCGGCGCCGTACTTGGCGAGGTAACGGATATAAAGTCGATGCTAAGCGGAAAAATTTGGTATTATACAATTATTCGGCTCGTATTTTTACCGCTGATCGTCTTCATAACCGGCAGAATCTTCCATGTCGACAAACTCTTAACGGGAATCATCGTTCTCGTAGCTGCTATGCCGGCTGCCAGCACAGGCGTCCTCTTTGCGGCCAAGTATAAAAGCGACTACATCTTCGCGACAAAATGCGTCGTTGTGACGACGGCCCTGTCCCTGATCACAATCCCGCTCTGGTGCCTCTTGCTGTAA